From Pelmatolapia mariae isolate MD_Pm_ZW linkage group LG22, Pm_UMD_F_2, whole genome shotgun sequence, a single genomic window includes:
- the paqr7a gene encoding progestin and adipoQ receptor family member VII, a, whose translation MATIVMESIGRVFISLQQIRQVPQLLTDAAPSMPGTVRDTEVPSYFRERYVCTGYRPLNQNWRYYFLSLFQRHNETLNIWTHLVAFLVLLIKLCQLTETVDFINDRHSWPLLILVLSSLTYSAFSVVAHLLGGKSDLAHYCFYFLDYVGVAQYQYGSAVVHFYYAVDKSFHGLVSGIFMPTATILSCLSCLGCCYGKYCNHSLPTWVRKVCQVVPSALAYSWDISPVAKRLFFWSSSDPAIIYHFGQVAFFLSCAFFFTCPLLERCFPGRCDFVGQSHQIFHVFLSCCTLCQIHASYLDFVGRRKLYSSLHGSGDAVLFVGLYVVTLIMCVGIAALMLRKVKQVLDFKSKSK comes from the coding sequence ATGGCAACCATTGTGATGGAGAGCATCGGCCGAGTGTTCATCAGCCTGCAGCAGATCCGGCAGGTTCCCCAGTTGCTGACTGACGCTGCACCCTCCATGCCCGGCACCGTCAGAGACACCGAGGTTCCCTCCTACTTCCGGGAACGCTACGTCTGCACCGGCTATCGTCCGCTCAACCAAAACTGGCGCTACTACTTCCTGTCCTTGTTTCAGCGCCACAATGAGACCCTCAACATTTGGACTCACCTGGTGGCATTTTTAGTGTTGCTGATTAAATTGTGCCAGCTTACTGAGACTGTGGACTTTATCAACGACCGTCATTCGTGGCCCCTGCTCATCCTCGTCCTGTCCTCTTTGACCTACTCTGCATTCAGTGTTGTAGCACACTTACTGGGAGGAAAGTCTGACCTTGCTCATTATTGCTTCTACTTTCTGGACTACGTAGGGGTAGCGCAGTATCAGTACGGCAGCGCTGTAGTCCACTTTTACTATGCTGTGGATAAAAGCTTCCATGGACTGGTGAGTGGTATCTTCATGCCCACTGCCACAATCCTCAGCTGCCTTTCATGTTTGGGATGCTGCTACGGCAAATACTGCAACCACAGCCTACCAACATGGGTGCGTAAGGTGTGCCAGGTGGTGCCTTCAGCGCTCGCCTATTCCTGGGACATCAGTCCAGTGGCCAAGAGACTGTTCTTCTGGTCCAGCAGTGATCCAGCCATCATCTACCACTTTGGCCAGGTGGCGTTCTTTCTCAGCTGTGCCTTCTTCTTCACTTGCCCTCTGCTGGAGCGCTGTTTCCCCGGGCGGTGCGATTTTGTGGGACAGAGTCATCAAATCTTCCACGTTTTCTTATCTTGCTGCACCCTGTGTCAGATCCACGCGTCCTACCTGGACTTTGTGGGCCGCAGGAAGTTGTACTCAAGTCTGCACGGAAGTGGTGATGCTGTTCTGTTTGTGGGGCTGTATGTGGTCACTTTGATTATGTGTGTTGGAATTGCAGCTTTAATGTTGAGGAAAGTGAAACAAGTGCTGGACTTCAAATCAAAGTCCAAATAA